Proteins encoded within one genomic window of Eleutherodactylus coqui strain aEleCoq1 chromosome 1, aEleCoq1.hap1, whole genome shotgun sequence:
- the MTMR2 gene encoding myotubularin-related protein 2, with translation MLAGMEDLLLLPGEVVKDMAKDISYICPFTGAIRGSFTVTNYRLYFKSLERDHRLILDAPLGIISRIEKIGIPAGRGENSYGIEIVCKDIRNMRFAYKLDGRTRKTVFESLTGYAFPLNHELPLFAFEYKETFSENGWKVYDPIAEYKRQGVPNESWRISRLNDRYELCDSYPATLVVPVTMSDEELRRVAAFRAKDRIPVLSWIHPETQATIVRCSQPMPGVNGKRCKEDEKYLQSIMDANAQSHKIFIFDARPSANALASKSKGGGFESEDAYQNAELVFLEIHNIHVMRESLRKLKEISYPIIQESHWLSNLESTHWLEHIKCILSSAVRIADKVESGKTSVVVHCSDGWDRTTQLTSLAMIMLDGYYRTIRGFEVLVEKEWLSFGHKFFLRIGHGNRNHPDADRSPVFLQFIDCVWQMTIQFPHAFEFNEHFLLTILDHLYSCLFGTFLCDSEQQRVEETVPQETVSLWSYINSQIEDFANPFFMDYSDHILYPVTSIRHLQLWAAYYIRWNPRTKPQDTISGRCKDLLAKRAELQKKLEELQQEMSNRSLSSERGGSVASVTQTVV, from the exons CGAAGGACATATCTTACATCTGTCCGTTCACGGGGGCTATCCGCGGGAGCTTCACCGTTACCAACTACAGACTGTATTTCAAGAGTTTGGAACGG GATCATCGTTTAATACTGGACGCTCCTCTTGGAATCATAAGTCGCATTGAAAAGATTGGCATTCCTGCTGGCCGAGGAGAGAATTCTTATGGTATTGAAATTGTGTGCAAG GACATAAGAAATATGAGATTTGCTTATAAGCTGGATGGACGTACTCGAAAAACCGTGTTTGAAAGCCTCACGGGTTATGCCTTCCCTTTAAATCATGAATTG CCACTCTTTGCTTTTGAGTATAAAGAAACTTTCTCTGAAAATGGCTGGAAGGTTTATGACCCCATCGCAGAATACAAGAGGCAG GGTGTGCCCAATGAAAGTTGGAGAATTTCAAGACTGAATGATCGGTACGAGCTGTGTGACAGCTATCCTGCGACTCTCGTCGTCCCAGTGACTATGTCTGATGAAGAATTGCGGAGGGTGGCTGCATTCAGAGCCAAAGATCGAATCCCT GTTTTATCCTGGATTCACCCAGAGACTCAGGCCACCATTGTACGCTGCAGCCAGCCCATGCCAGGAGTCAACGGGAAAAGGTGTAAGGAGGATGAGAAGTATCTGCAGTCCATCATGGATGCCAACGCACAATCccacaaaatatttatttttgatgCAAGGCCTAGTGCTAATGCTCTAGCGAGTAAG TCAAAGGGTGGAGGATTTGAGAGCGAGGACGCCTATCAGAACGCAGAGCTGGTCTTCCTTGAAATCCACAATATTCACGTCATGAGGGAGTCTCTAAGGAAGCTGAAGGAGATCTCGTATCCCATAATTCAGGAATCACATTGGCTGTCAAACCTGGAGTCCACTCACTGGCTAGAACATATTAAG TGCATACTTTCCAGTGCTGTGAGAATTGCTGACAAAGTGGAATCGGGGAAGACGTCGGTAGTAGTTCATTGCAGTGATGGCTGGGATCGTACAACACAGCTCACCTCGTTGGCTATGATCATGCTTGATGGCTATTATCGGACCATCCGAGGGTTCGAAGTGCTGGTGGAGAAGGAATGGCTCAGCTTTGGACATAAGTTCTTCCTT AGGATCGGACACGGTAACAGGAATCACCCAGACGCTGACAGATCCCCAGTGTTCCTGCAGTTTATTGACTGTGTTTGGCAAATGACAATACAG TTCCCTCACGCGTTTGAGTTTAACGAGCATTTCCTGCTGACGATTCTGGATCATCTTTACAGCTGCTTGTTTGGGACATTTCTCTGTGACAGCGAGCAACAGAGAGTAGAAGAG ACTGTGCCACAGGAGACCGTTTCTCTTTGGTCCTATATCAACAGCCAAATTGAAGACTTCGCCAACCCTTTCTTTATGGACTACTCGGACCACATCCTGTACCCTGTGACCAGTATTAGACATCTGCAGTTGTGGGCGGCATATTATATAAGGTGGAACCCAAGAACTAAACCGCAG GATACAATCAGTGGCCGCTGCAAGGATTTACTTGCCAAGCGTGCGGAGTTGCAGAAGAAACTGGAAGAGCTTCAACAAGAGATGAGCAACCGCTCGCTGTCCTCGGAGAGAGGAGGGTCTGTTGCGTCCGTCACTCAGACCGTTGTTTAA